Proteins from a genomic interval of Providencia stuartii:
- the rcsF gene encoding Rcs stress response system protein RcsF: MRLLLLTLATFILAGCGMNQYIHQGPNKGFTNMKLSKPAPKKTTKPETTNVKLMNSPEELLGMPFKDLGIVSGESCRENVQSPPANLNVAKKSMLSKAAYIAADAVLLHQCQTMTSPGCYQATICEGSAIQIVE, translated from the coding sequence ATGAGATTGTTATTGCTCACCCTAGCAACGTTTATTTTAGCTGGGTGTGGAATGAATCAATACATTCATCAGGGTCCAAATAAAGGCTTCACAAATATGAAGCTATCAAAGCCTGCACCAAAAAAAACGACCAAGCCTGAAACGACTAATGTCAAGCTTATGAATAGCCCTGAAGAATTATTAGGGATGCCGTTTAAAGACTTAGGGATTGTTTCTGGAGAATCATGCCGCGAGAATGTACAAAGCCCGCCAGCCAATCTTAATGTGGCTAAAAAAAGTATGTTATCGAAAGCAGCCTATATCGCAGCCGATGCGGTGTTGTTGCATCAGTGTCAAACCATGACCTCACCGGGATGCTATCAAGCGACAATCTGTGAAGGTAGCGCAATACAAATTGTTGAATAA
- a CDS encoding 6-phospho-beta-glucosidase: MEHKLKIVTIGGGSSYTPELIDGFIKRYPELPISELWLVDIEEGKEKLDIIYDLSLRMIKNANIPLKLYKTLNRREALKDADFVTTQLRVGLLDAREKDEIIPLRYGYLGQETNGAGGLFKGLRTIPVIFDIIKDVEELCPQAWIINFTNPAGMITEAVHRYTNFQRFVGVCNVPIGMKMFITEALKLTEKNHLSIDLFGLNHMVFIKDIFVDGISRFDEILKGIIAHSYSTNSVKNITGLSFDSGFLSALKLIPCSYLQYYFKYKEMLAIEMAEFYKAGTRAQVVKKLEKSLFDLYQDPELNVKPKQLEQRGGAYYSDAACEVINAIYNDKQTEHYVNIPHRGHIDNIPSDWVIEMTCQLGRNGITPHKRMTHFDEKVLGLIYTIKEFEIATCEAAISGNFNDILLAMNLNPLVSSDHDARNMAKDLLLAHKEYLPNFAEAIKRLEEESMRR, translated from the coding sequence ATGGAACATAAATTAAAAATTGTGACTATTGGCGGTGGAAGCAGTTATACCCCTGAATTAATTGATGGTTTTATTAAACGTTATCCTGAACTACCTATTAGTGAATTATGGCTAGTGGATATTGAAGAAGGAAAGGAAAAGTTAGACATTATCTATGATTTAAGCTTACGGATGATAAAAAATGCCAATATTCCGCTTAAATTATATAAAACGTTAAATCGTAGAGAAGCGCTCAAAGATGCTGATTTTGTGACGACGCAGTTAAGGGTCGGGTTATTAGATGCACGAGAAAAAGATGAAATCATACCTTTACGCTATGGCTATTTAGGGCAAGAGACTAACGGTGCTGGCGGATTATTTAAAGGATTACGGACTATTCCAGTGATCTTTGACATTATTAAAGATGTTGAAGAGCTCTGTCCTCAAGCTTGGATAATTAATTTTACTAACCCTGCCGGTATGATCACAGAGGCTGTGCATAGATACACGAATTTTCAGCGTTTCGTTGGGGTCTGTAATGTGCCTATCGGTATGAAAATGTTTATTACAGAGGCACTTAAATTAACTGAAAAAAATCACTTATCGATAGACCTTTTTGGTTTAAATCATATGGTCTTTATTAAAGATATTTTTGTCGATGGAATCTCCCGGTTTGATGAAATATTGAAGGGTATTATTGCTCATTCATACAGTACAAACTCAGTTAAAAACATTACGGGGTTATCATTCGATAGTGGTTTTTTAAGCGCTCTAAAATTGATACCTTGCTCATACTTGCAGTATTACTTTAAATATAAAGAGATGCTAGCTATTGAGATGGCTGAATTCTACAAAGCGGGCACTAGGGCACAGGTGGTTAAAAAACTTGAAAAGTCACTTTTTGATTTATATCAGGACCCTGAATTAAACGTTAAGCCAAAACAGCTTGAACAGCGAGGGGGAGCCTATTATTCAGACGCTGCCTGTGAAGTCATCAATGCTATTTATAACGACAAGCAAACTGAACACTATGTCAATATTCCTCACCGTGGACATATCGATAATATCCCATCGGATTGGGTGATAGAGATGACATGTCAATTAGGGCGTAATGGCATAACACCACACAAAAGAATGACGCATTTCGATGAAAAAGTATTGGGACTCATTTATACAATAAAAGAATTTGAGATAGCCACATGTGAAGCGGCTATTAGTGGTAATTTCAATGATATTTTATTAGCGATGAACCTAAATCCATTAGTGAGCTCTGATCATGATGCACGAAATATGGCTAAAGACCTACTTTTAGCGCATAAAGAGTATTTGCCTAATTTTGCTGAGGCTATTAAGCGCCTTGAAGAAGAATCAATGCGTCGCTAA
- the proS gene encoding proline--tRNA ligase: MRTSKYLLSTLKETPADAEVISHQLMLRAGMIRKLASGLYDWLPTGVRVLRKVENIVREEMENAGSIEVSLPVVQPADLWQESGRWEQYGPELLRFTDRGERPFVLGPTHEEVITDLIRNEITSYKQLPLNLFQIQTKFRDEVRPRFGIMRSREFIMKDAYSFHTSQESLQETYDAMYEAYSKIFTRIGFDFRPVQADTGSIGGSASHEFQVLAQSGEDDIVFSTESDFAANIELAEAIAPLTPRAAATEEMRLVDTPNAKTIAELVEQFSLPIEKTVKTLIVRAKPNSGHQLVALLIRGDHELNEVKAEKHPLVSSPLEFASEEEIKAAIKAAPGSLGPVNMPLPMIIDRSVAVMSDFSAGANIDGKHYFGINWERDVEQPETFDLRNVVEGDPSPDGKGTLLIKRGIEVGHIFQLGTKYSEAMKASVQNEEGHNQIVTMGCYGIGVTRIVAAAIEQSHDERGIIWPDAIAPFHVAILPMNMHKSYRVKEVAEKLYADLKAQGIEVIFDDRKERPGVMFADMELIGVPYTIVIGDRNLDNNQVEYKARRSDEKALVGLDNVVSFLKEKLANTLR; this comes from the coding sequence ATGCGTACTAGCAAATATCTGCTCTCAACACTAAAAGAGACTCCTGCAGATGCCGAAGTGATCAGCCATCAGTTGATGCTTCGTGCAGGAATGATCCGTAAACTTGCATCAGGCCTTTATGACTGGTTACCGACTGGTGTCCGCGTTCTACGTAAAGTCGAAAACATTGTCCGTGAAGAAATGGAAAATGCGGGCTCAATCGAGGTATCTTTGCCCGTAGTTCAACCTGCCGATTTGTGGCAAGAGAGTGGTCGCTGGGAGCAGTATGGTCCTGAATTACTGCGTTTTACTGATCGTGGTGAACGCCCATTTGTTTTGGGTCCAACTCATGAAGAAGTGATTACTGATTTAATTCGCAATGAAATTACTTCATACAAACAGCTACCACTGAACTTATTCCAGATTCAAACTAAATTCCGTGATGAAGTGCGCCCACGTTTCGGTATCATGCGTTCACGTGAATTTATCATGAAAGATGCTTACTCCTTCCATACATCACAGGAATCATTACAAGAAACCTATGATGCAATGTATGAAGCTTACAGCAAAATCTTTACTCGTATCGGTTTTGATTTCCGCCCAGTACAAGCAGATACAGGCTCTATCGGTGGAAGCGCATCTCATGAATTCCAAGTTCTCGCGCAAAGCGGTGAAGACGATATTGTTTTCTCTACAGAATCTGATTTTGCAGCCAACATCGAGCTTGCTGAGGCGATTGCGCCATTAACACCACGTGCAGCAGCAACAGAAGAGATGCGTCTCGTTGATACACCAAATGCAAAAACAATCGCCGAGCTGGTTGAACAATTCTCTTTGCCGATTGAAAAAACGGTGAAGACGCTGATTGTCCGTGCAAAACCAAATTCGGGTCATCAATTAGTCGCTTTATTGATCCGTGGTGATCATGAACTGAATGAAGTGAAGGCGGAAAAACACCCTCTCGTTTCAAGCCCATTGGAATTCGCTTCAGAAGAAGAAATCAAAGCGGCAATTAAAGCTGCGCCAGGTTCATTAGGCCCAGTTAATATGCCATTACCAATGATTATTGACCGCAGTGTCGCTGTCATGAGTGATTTTAGCGCTGGTGCTAACATTGATGGTAAACACTATTTCGGTATCAATTGGGAACGCGATGTAGAGCAGCCAGAAACATTCGATCTCCGTAATGTGGTTGAAGGTGATCCAAGCCCAGATGGAAAAGGAACACTGCTTATCAAACGTGGCATTGAAGTGGGTCATATCTTCCAATTAGGCACTAAATATTCAGAAGCGATGAAAGCTTCAGTGCAGAATGAAGAAGGCCACAATCAAATCGTCACTATGGGTTGCTATGGTATTGGTGTTACTCGTATTGTTGCAGCGGCAATTGAGCAAAGCCACGACGAACGCGGCATTATTTGGCCAGATGCGATCGCACCATTCCATGTTGCGATTCTGCCAATGAACATGCACAAATCGTACCGTGTCAAAGAGGTTGCAGAGAAACTCTATGCGGATTTAAAAGCACAAGGCATAGAGGTCATTTTTGATGACCGTAAAGAACGTCCTGGTGTTATGTTTGCTGATATGGAGCTTATCGGTGTGCCATACACGATTGTTATTGGCGATAGAAACTTAGATAACAATCAAGTTGAGTACAAAGCACGTCGCAGTGACGAGAAAGCCCTTGTTGGTCTTGATAACGTAGTGAGTTTCTTAAAAGAAAAACTCGCGAATACCTTACGTTAA
- the metI gene encoding methionine ABC transporter permease MetI — protein MSEGMISLLISGTIDTIIMTFVSAILGFIMGVPTGVLLYVTRRGQVMENTVLYAVISAIVNIFRSIPFIILLVWISPFTKFLVGSAIGIEGAIVPLTVGAIPFIARMVENTLLEVPSGLIEASRAMGATPLQIIKKVLLPESLPGIINAATITLIMLVGYSAMGGAVGSGGLGQIAMQYGYYTYNPLVMNTVLVLLIILVFVIQFTGEYLMKKVSHK, from the coding sequence ATGTCTGAGGGAATGATTTCACTACTTATATCGGGAACGATTGATACCATTATTATGACTTTCGTTTCGGCGATCCTCGGTTTTATCATGGGCGTACCCACTGGCGTTCTACTTTACGTGACTCGTCGTGGACAAGTTATGGAAAATACTGTTCTTTATGCTGTAATTTCAGCAATCGTGAACATTTTCCGTTCAATACCATTTATTATTTTATTAGTCTGGATCAGCCCTTTTACCAAGTTTTTAGTCGGCTCGGCAATTGGCATTGAAGGGGCCATTGTTCCCCTAACTGTTGGGGCAATTCCCTTCATCGCCCGTATGGTTGAAAATACCCTATTAGAAGTGCCAAGTGGTTTGATTGAAGCCTCCCGAGCTATGGGCGCGACACCACTACAAATTATTAAAAAGGTTCTATTACCAGAGTCTTTACCTGGGATCATCAACGCGGCAACGATCACCTTAATTATGCTAGTTGGGTATTCAGCAATGGGTGGTGCAGTCGGTTCAGGGGGATTAGGTCAAATAGCAATGCAGTATGGCTACTATACTTATAACCCATTAGTGATGAATACCGTGCTTGTACTGTTAATCATCTTAGTCTTCGTCATTCAATTTACTGGCGAATATTTAATGAAAAAAGTGTCACATAAATAG
- the gmhB gene encoding D-glycero-beta-D-manno-heptose 1,7-bisphosphate 7-phosphatase: protein MSKGIPAIFLDRDGTINIDHGYVHKIDDFHFIDGAIEAMAELKKMGYALVVVTNQSGIGRGIYSEDSFMQLTEWMDWSLADRGVDLDGIYFCPHHPDAKEAEYRQDCDCRKPKPGMLLDAQSFLNIDMASSIMVGDKLADMQAGKAAKVGTTILVRSGEEVTEEAISNADMVIDSIAELPQIVKNIKK, encoded by the coding sequence GTGAGTAAAGGCATACCTGCAATCTTTTTAGACAGAGACGGCACAATTAATATCGACCATGGCTATGTACATAAGATAGATGACTTTCATTTTATTGACGGTGCGATTGAAGCAATGGCTGAACTCAAAAAAATGGGCTACGCGCTTGTTGTTGTCACCAACCAATCAGGTATTGGACGAGGTATCTATTCTGAAGATAGTTTTATGCAGTTAACAGAATGGATGGATTGGTCATTAGCAGACCGTGGCGTTGATCTTGATGGTATTTATTTTTGCCCTCATCATCCTGATGCTAAAGAAGCTGAGTACCGCCAAGATTGTGATTGCCGTAAGCCAAAACCTGGAATGCTATTAGATGCGCAATCTTTTCTTAATATAGATATGGCTTCTTCTATTATGGTGGGAGATAAGTTAGCTGATATGCAAGCAGGTAAAGCTGCAAAAGTCGGTACGACGATCTTAGTAAGAAGTGGTGAAGAAGTGACTGAAGAAGCAATAAGCAATGCAGATATGGTGATTGATAGTATTGCTGAACTGCCACAGATAGTAAAAAACATCAAAAAATAG
- the metN gene encoding methionine ABC transporter ATP-binding protein MetN translates to MIKLSNINKVFQQGSRNIQALTDISLHVPAGQIYGVIGASGAGKSTLIRCVNMLERPTSGQVIVDGQDLTAMPEKSLTRARRGIGMIFQHFNLLSSRNVFDNVALPLELDNTPKDKIKARVNELLDLVGLADKKDAYPANLSGGQKQRVAIARALANSPKVLLCDEATSALDPATTRSILELLKDINRRLGLTILLITHEMDVVKNICDQVAVISGGQLIEQDKVSEVFSHPKTPIAQEFIKSTLVIDIPDDYKERLKSEPAADLSPLLKLEFTGQSVDAPLISMVVRKFDIDINILSSQIDYAGGVKFGVMLAELHGINGGVEATIEFLKEHHVKVEVLGYV, encoded by the coding sequence ATGATAAAGCTCTCAAATATTAATAAAGTTTTCCAGCAAGGAAGCCGCAATATTCAGGCATTAACTGATATTAGTCTGCATGTTCCTGCTGGGCAAATCTACGGTGTTATCGGTGCCTCAGGTGCTGGTAAAAGTACTCTAATTCGTTGTGTAAACATGCTCGAGCGCCCGACTTCTGGGCAAGTTATTGTTGACGGCCAAGATTTAACAGCAATGCCTGAAAAATCTTTGACGAGAGCTCGTCGCGGTATTGGGATGATATTCCAACACTTTAACTTATTATCTTCTCGAAATGTATTTGATAACGTTGCGTTACCACTGGAATTAGACAATACGCCTAAAGATAAAATCAAAGCACGTGTCAATGAACTGCTTGATCTTGTTGGGCTGGCTGATAAAAAAGATGCTTATCCCGCTAATCTTTCTGGGGGACAAAAACAACGTGTTGCCATCGCGCGAGCCTTAGCAAATTCACCAAAAGTTTTATTATGCGATGAAGCAACTAGTGCGCTAGATCCTGCCACTACACGTTCGATTCTTGAGTTACTCAAAGATATTAACCGCCGTTTAGGGCTTACTATTTTATTGATCACTCATGAAATGGATGTAGTGAAAAACATTTGTGACCAAGTCGCTGTGATTAGCGGTGGACAATTGATTGAACAAGATAAAGTCAGTGAAGTGTTTTCACACCCTAAAACACCTATTGCCCAAGAGTTTATCAAATCAACATTAGTTATTGATATTCCAGATGACTATAAAGAAAGACTAAAAAGTGAACCCGCAGCAGATTTATCGCCTTTGCTGAAACTGGAATTCACAGGTCAATCCGTTGATGCACCACTTATCTCTATGGTTGTGCGTAAATTTGACATCGATATCAACATATTAAGTTCTCAGATTGATTACGCCGGTGGCGTGAAGTTTGGCGTAATGCTCGCTGAACTCCATGGTATCAATGGCGGTGTTGAAGCAACTATTGAATTTTTGAAAGAGCATCATGTCAAAGTAGAGGTATTGGGTTATGTCTGA
- the chbG gene encoding chitin disaccharide deacetylase, producing MTPLLIVNADDFGLCKSVNYGIVEAHHHGIVLSTTAMVNMPDVHHAAKLAADLPTLTVGMHFVLTAGMPFTPMPSLVRQGILGKWLWEIEKRGQLPIEEIVQELHFQYDQFCEIFGHPPSHIDGHHHVQMIPTLFPRIVEFANKKGVALRVVRDGNIDDKTTHIARTTDYFSAEFYGEPHSISESLFLNILDTAKQRGDSSLEIMCHPAFLGKELLKSRYAYPRLKELEILTSKRLKETITEKGFLLGSYLDL from the coding sequence ATGACACCTTTACTTATCGTCAATGCAGATGACTTTGGCTTATGCAAATCAGTTAATTATGGAATTGTTGAGGCACATCATCACGGTATTGTGTTATCAACGACAGCTATGGTAAATATGCCGGATGTTCACCATGCCGCCAAACTTGCCGCGGACTTACCAACATTAACAGTGGGTATGCATTTTGTATTAACTGCGGGCATGCCATTTACGCCAATGCCATCGTTAGTTCGCCAAGGTATACTTGGGAAATGGTTATGGGAAATCGAAAAACGTGGCCAATTACCGATAGAGGAAATTGTGCAGGAATTACATTTTCAGTATGACCAATTTTGTGAAATTTTTGGTCATCCGCCAAGTCATATTGATGGGCACCATCATGTACAAATGATACCGACTCTCTTTCCTCGCATTGTTGAATTTGCCAATAAAAAAGGGGTTGCATTGCGTGTTGTTCGTGATGGAAATATTGACGATAAAACCACACATATTGCGCGCACAACGGATTACTTTTCAGCTGAATTTTATGGGGAACCTCATTCTATATCTGAATCTCTCTTTTTAAATATTCTCGATACTGCGAAACAGCGAGGGGATAGTTCACTTGAAATAATGTGTCATCCAGCGTTCCTAGGTAAGGAATTATTAAAAAGTCGTTACGCTTATCCGAGATTAAAAGAGTTAGAAATTTTAACTTCAAAAAGATTAAAAGAGACGATTACTGAGAAGGGTTTTTTACTTGGGTCATATTTAGATTTATAA
- a CDS encoding MetQ/NlpA family lipoprotein — MSIKLKSIAVVGALLGSLVLTGCGEKEKDPNSIKVGVIMGKELEVAEVAQKVAKEKYGLNVELVAFNDFVLPNEALSKGDIDANAFQHKPYLDQQIKDRNYKLTPVGNTFIYPIAAYSKQIKSVDELADGSQIALPNDPTNLGRSLLLLQQQGLIKLKDGTGLMPTVLDVTENPKGLKFVELEAPQLPRALDDQKIALAIINTTWASSATPKLTPAKDGLFVEDKESPYVNIIVARDDNKDDENVKKFVQAYQSDEVAKKADEVFDGGAVKGW, encoded by the coding sequence ATGTCTATTAAGTTAAAATCTATTGCCGTTGTTGGCGCGCTATTAGGCTCATTAGTTCTAACGGGTTGTGGCGAAAAAGAGAAAGACCCGAATAGCATCAAAGTCGGTGTTATTATGGGGAAAGAGTTGGAAGTCGCTGAAGTTGCACAAAAAGTCGCAAAAGAAAAATACGGTTTGAATGTGGAACTTGTTGCCTTTAATGATTTCGTTTTACCAAACGAAGCTCTCAGCAAAGGTGATATTGATGCTAACGCATTCCAACACAAACCTTATCTTGACCAACAAATTAAAGATAGAAATTATAAATTGACGCCTGTCGGCAATACCTTTATCTATCCTATCGCGGCATATTCCAAACAAATTAAATCAGTTGATGAACTTGCTGACGGCTCACAAATCGCATTACCTAACGATCCAACGAACTTAGGTCGTTCACTACTTCTCTTACAACAACAAGGTCTCATTAAACTTAAAGATGGAACAGGTTTAATGCCTACCGTTTTGGATGTTACTGAAAATCCTAAAGGATTGAAGTTTGTTGAATTAGAAGCACCACAATTACCACGAGCACTGGATGATCAAAAAATTGCTCTAGCTATCATCAATACCACGTGGGCAAGTAGTGCAACACCTAAATTAACCCCAGCAAAAGATGGTTTATTTGTAGAAGATAAAGAATCTCCATATGTCAATATTATTGTTGCTCGTGATGACAATAAAGATGATGAAAATGTGAAGAAGTTTGTTCAAGCATATCAATCAGATGAAGTTGCTAAGAAAGCAGATGAAGTTTTCGATGGTGGCGCAGTTAAAGGCTGGTAA
- the tsaA gene encoding tRNA (N6-threonylcarbamoyladenosine(37)-N6)-methyltransferase TrmO, whose translation MQSFQCNVIGHIESPYKEKFAIPRQPGLVLGGSGRLHLHPPYNDPNAVRGLEQFSHIWVLFIFHQTMNGGWKPLVRPPRLGGNDKMGVFATRSTFRPNPIGMSLIELKGVIQKHNQVILELGSLDLVDGTPVIDIKPYLPFAEAIPNAQAGFAQDAPSVDMHVIFHPQVQQDLEKYQIRYPGIVQFIQQVLMQDPRPAYKKQAMTEPRDYAVHLLDFNVRWRVINNVTEVFAIEPYEKII comes from the coding sequence ATGCAATCATTCCAATGTAATGTTATTGGACATATCGAATCCCCCTATAAGGAAAAATTTGCTATCCCACGCCAACCTGGGCTTGTACTAGGTGGCTCGGGACGGCTGCATTTACACCCCCCTTATAATGACCCTAACGCTGTCAGAGGATTAGAACAGTTTAGTCACATTTGGGTGCTATTTATTTTCCATCAAACGATGAATGGGGGATGGAAGCCACTCGTACGTCCTCCAAGACTCGGTGGGAATGATAAAATGGGCGTCTTCGCCACCCGCTCGACCTTTAGACCAAACCCTATTGGTATGTCATTAATCGAATTGAAAGGGGTTATCCAAAAACACAATCAAGTGATTTTGGAGTTAGGCAGTTTAGATTTAGTTGATGGTACTCCGGTTATTGATATTAAACCTTATTTACCTTTTGCAGAAGCCATTCCAAATGCACAAGCTGGCTTTGCACAAGATGCACCATCTGTGGATATGCACGTTATTTTTCACCCGCAAGTTCAACAAGATTTAGAGAAATACCAAATACGCTATCCGGGAATTGTACAATTTATTCAACAAGTATTGATGCAAGATCCCCGCCCCGCATATAAAAAACAAGCGATGACAGAGCCCCGTGATTATGCCGTCCATTTACTTGATTTTAATGTGCGCTGGAGGGTGATTAATAATGTAACAGAAGTCTTCGCCATCGAGCCTTATGAAAAAATCATCTAA